From Populus alba chromosome 16, ASM523922v2, whole genome shotgun sequence:
tagaaaattaattctgaatgtttaaaaaattatggtttcgATAGACAAAAGGTTTAGAAAGTGTAGGCATTGCCTCGAGCTTGGGGAGAGGGGGAATCATAGGTTTTCCTCTTGCTTGGCTCAACCTTATGCATGCGAGCCCCCTGACATTTCCTTGTTCGTTACTATCTTATATCAAAACTCACTATATAAACActagataaaaattttatttttttcaatgtgagataaaaaccttttaaaattatctttattatttacaacaatcccctatatatttcaaaataattttggaataaaaatatacttactGGATTTCTATTTATTGAGTGTAATGCATCCAATAAGTCATGCACGCGTCTAATTATTCATGAGTGCTCTAGAGATTTTGCTAGTATCTCATAAGAGTGGCCCCACTCCACACTCATATAGGTGATTCCATCAAGTGTTCATTACAATTTGAACACGTTCTATAAGGAATATAGAACTTAATAAGAACTTTGTAGTTCATCCTCTCTTTAATTGCAAACTAGCATTATTCTCACATCATAGAAAATGACTTGTTTGATAGTGTTATAGAATCAcaaagtaacttgtcattaccCATATGAACCTAATTCATAAGATCTACAATCACATAGATTGGGTTACCATCATTTTGATTTCTCACTTAGGCATAAGTTACGTTCCCCTCAATATTTCTAATATCATCTTTCTACCAAGTGATTTAGTTAGAGGATCGGCCAAATTCATTTCTGACTTCACATAATCAATTGAAATAATTCTATCTTTTAGCAACTGCTTTACAACATCATGTCTTAATcgaatatattgatttttaccATTCAAAGATTTATTCTTAGCAATGGCTATTGTCATTTGGCAATCACAATGCATGGAATAAAAGGTGTTAGTTTTATTCCCAATGgaatttcagttaaaaaaatttctcaaccAATCAGCATTCTTTCCTATTGATTCCAAAGCTATAAATTATGACTCCATGGTGGATTAAGCTATTAAACTTTGCTTGGATGATTTCCAAAACACTACACCATCACcaagaataaatatataaccaTTAATGAGTTTAATCTCATCTAACTTTGAAATCCAATTAGCATCAATGTATCCTTTTAATACAATAGGAAATCCACTATATAAAATGTCATAATTCATAGTACCTCTCAAATATTTCATTAGTCGAACTATTTCCGCTCAATGCTCATTATTGGGATTTTGCGTATATTTACTCAATTCATACACAGCGTATGATATATCAAGTCGAGTGAAGTTCATCAAATGCATTAGACTCGTTAGCATTATAAGAGGTACTCATATATGTCACATTAAAATGACCAAACTTTTTGAGATGTTTCTCCACTAATGTTCTTGTGTTAACATTATACTATTATCTCTCCTTACAACTTTAATACCTAATATTACACTAGCTTCACCCATAtctttcatatcaaatttaaagGCTAAGAAACATTTAGTGTTATGTAAGACATTCATACTAGTACCAAAAACAAGCATATTATCTACATATAAACTAATGATTATATATTCATTATCAATAGATTTTGTATACACACATTTATCCACACTAACTGAAGAAAAATCATCACTTAAAACAACTTGATCAAATTTCTTGTGCCACTGTTTAGGATCTTGCTTTAagccataaaaatatttttttcaacttaaaaactttATTCTTTTGACAAGGAACTGTACAACCATCAAGTTGTAACATATATATCTCTTCTTTTAgatcatcattttaaaaaaaaatatagttttaacaTCCATTTGATGTATAAAAAGGTTATAAATAGAAGCTAAAGCAATTAAAActtgaattgaagaaattctAGTTGCAGGTGAAaaggtatcaaaataatccataatttatttttgagtaaaACCCTTTGCAACTAATCTTGCTTTGTATTTATCTATAAAACCATTaggaatatattttcttttaaaaatctatttaccACCAATAGGTTTTGCACTTGGGGGCAAATCAACAATCTTCcaagtttgattttgtaaaaatGAATCAATATCAACTTTAATTGTTTCTTTCCAAACCAAAGAATCAGAAGATGAGATAGCTTTTAAGTAGGTCAGTGAATCCTTATCTACCAAATAAgtgaaaaatcattttcaaaagaagtttttatcatttgtttctTACTCATTTTCACCTCTTCAATATGAGTTTCATCAACTCTATTATCATTAACAGGTGCATGAGAAATCTTTTCATTTAATGGATAAATGTGTTCAAAgaattatgcattttttttgtttcaataataGTATTGTAATCTAGCACATCACTCTTCAAAACTAGAAACCTATATGCAGTGCTATTGTTAGCATAACCAATAAATATACAAACATGAGTTTTTGAAcctatctttctctttttttggtaaAGGTAACATAACCTTAGCTAGACACCCTCAcacttttagatattttaaaatagaagaATAATCTTTTCATAATTTAGAAGGTGTTAAAATAGTTTTGTTATAAGGAATTCTATTTTGTAAATGACATGCAGATAAAATAGCTTCACCCAATAAATTATCATGTGCTGAAGAACTAGATAGAATAGCATTCATCATCTCttcaaaagttttatttttcctttcaactACCCTATTAGACTCGGGTGAATAAGGTGGAGTAACTTTATGTATTATACCTTTATTTTCCAATAATCATTCATTAGAATATACTCACCTCCTCTATCATATCTAgctcatttgattttatttttttttatttagttgattttgtaCTTGTTCTTTATATAATAAGAACATATTATAAGCTTCATCTTTACTTCTAAGCAAGAAAAGTTTTGTATATCTTGAAAAATCATCTATGAAGGTCACATAATATTTCTTACCTCCTTCAgtcatagtattttaaaatctcCTAAGTTTGTGTGTATTAAGCTAAGTAatccaatttttcttttaacagaTTCACATGTTTTCTTAGTAATATTAGCCTCAACACATATTTCACAATTGTTCATAAATGAAGAATTCAAGCCAGAAATTAAaccaaaagaatttaatttcttaaaatacgATAAATTAACATGTCTTAATATAGCATGCCATTAATCAATAAAGTCAAGTACGTAAGCAGAAGAAGATGcattttcattcatttcattAGCAATATTGAGTACAAAAAGGTTCATAGTTACAATATCCATTCCTCATAAATACATTGTTCCTAGTCATTATATAGCTTGTTAGATTCAAATGACACTTCAATCCTAAATTTTCCCAAGAAAGCCACAAAGATGAAATTTACTATTATATTAAGGACGTGTAGCACCTCATTCAAGGCCAATGTTTTTTCTCAAAGTCAATTGTAGAAGGACTATGTCTTTTCTAAGAATATTTGCAATTCTTAAGTCTCCAAGGTAGACCACTTTTTCTTTATCCTTAAAAGATATTTCGGTGCATAAGAATTCTAATAGCACTAGAATCTACCACCCAATTTTTCTTATTGGTCATATTGACTTGAGAAACAACCACAATAATgatgtcttcttcttcaaccATATTAACCTTAGTTTTAGGAAGATTGttgtttctatttctattttggCATTGAGGTGTATGGTGGCCAAGTTTCCCTCacacaaaacaaattcattttttcttaaaattattgggTTTAGGTTTGAACATATTTATATGGTTACCATTAggcttaatattattattattaaatttatgctCATACATTTTTTATGTGAACTCCCTTCTACTAAGTTTGCTTTGGTGGTCATCTCCTTCTTCCTAGTAGCTTGCAACtcctttctatttgttttttccatgaTGATGTGGGTGATAAGATCAATCAAAGATAATTGTCTAAGTTTGTGCTTAAGTTGTTGCTTGTAATTGCTCATGAGTTGGgtagtttttttatcaatattccAGCAATGAATCCTTCAggaaagttgatattttttgttttcatgtccTCTAGCAGTCTATtgtatttgttaatttgagttttgataTCTTTATTGTCCACCATTTCCCATTGGTAAAATTTTCCaatgataaatttttgttttcccaCATCTTCGTCAGTATACTTTGTCATCATATTGCTCCATATCTTCTTCACTTCCTTATAGCTACAATATACATCAAATAACTCATTTGAGAGAGTGCTTAAAATAGAGTGTCTACAAACCTTATTCCCATGTGTCCATGCTTTGGCATTGTCATTGGTCTTGGGGTCAGTAAAAACCCAAGCAACTCCATGCATGTCAATGGtgctaaaaatctttttttgccACCTTTTGAGTTTTCTCCATCAAAAACCTCTGTCTTTGAAATATCAAGGAATGGCTTAGCTAATGACACAGTGGCAACAGCAGCAGAGTTAGCGAAGGGAGAGATGACAGCAGCAGAGTTCTCAACAATAACATTGTTGAGGGCAACAGTGTTGTCGACAATAGTGTTTCCATTCATGTTACTAAATGATCCTTAAGATTGTTGTGAGAACATACAATGAAGgacataaacaaaatataaattgaggAATGTACAGACATTGTTCTTAAAGATATTTCCTCAACATAAAGTTAACTTTCAGAATTCAACAAGTTCCTCCTCTAAAACAAGTGTTACGAAAAGAATCAAACCAAGATCAAAAGGAAATACCAGCAAGTCTTGCAAAcacagaaaaataataatatggtttttttcagCTCACTTTGACTGTAAGAGTGCATGGTATATATAGGTTGCTAATATGTAACAgctagacaaaaaataaattagaaaattaaagagctcttataatagttaaaaaaataaaaaaaagctattagGAAAGAGTTGTAactgttaaaataattaaataaaagagttGTAAGGATTTTGTGactattagaaaattaattccaagtgtttaaaaaattatagtttcaGTAGATAAAAGGTTCAGAAAGTATATGCATTGCCTCGCGCATGGAGAAAGGGGATAATCAGAGGTTTTTCTCTTGCTCGGCTCAACCTTAATCGTGCGAACCCACTATCTTTTCCTTATTGGTTACTATCTcatatcaaaattcaatatataaacatcaaataaaaaaatttatttttttaatatgaaataaaaacccTTTAGCAATTCACAAATTTTGGGAAATCCAGACACGATGATATCTTCACAGATTCAAGGGGGCCCCAAATAACAAAACTTAGAAACGAAGCCACTGGTTGCAATAACTGATTGCTgaaggcaattttttttttccggaaCTCAGTTGAATAGTCGTTAAGCCCAGTTTGGTATTAGATTTGGTATCACGATACAAATAGGGGTTaagcaaaatttaaaaaaaaattaaatttaaattttttttattttaaaccattttaacatgttaatattaaaaattatttttaaaaagtatataaatattattttaatatatttttaaataaaaatactttgaaaaacaactacaacacTCCGAATActcaaaacaaaaggcaaataagttgaataaaaaaaaaatacatggagaTTTGTTTCATACATCTTCAAGTATTATGCTATTGGATTAATAGCTACTTTGAGAACTctttaaataacattttaccagttaattttatcaaatgaaaaatagaaTGAGACAAATAAAATGGACGGTAAGTTACAAAGTCATGATCAGTTATAATTGCTTGATTAACAAAGCATTAACACCACCTTAAATAACATATTCAACCTCAAAATTTaagttatataaaataaaatatcaaaatataatttatattattttacacCATCTAATTGACtgaaaaatattctaattgCAATCCAGAGATCTTTTTCGCAATCATGTGAAGGAATTCtagaaaactttaaaaaaatacagagctctttttttttccttctcccaAATTCAAAATCACAGCAGGATTATCATGAGCAGAAAAGCTGCAGTAAAAAGGCTGCAATTCAGTGGAACAATAAACTATACTCCAAAGTAGAAGCAGAAATAAAACCTGCACAATACAGAAGTGCCCCGACTCATAGAATCAAATCTGCAGGATCGCAAGTATAAAACTGAGCATGTACCTCAAAACCCAAAACCAGATTCATAAAATTCACACAAAGCAAGGCTAGACAGTCAAcaattgtctcttttttttttttttcgggcaACCCTCTTAGAGGCAGTCCGGAAGCAATGCTAGCCCTCTCAACATGTGCAAAGTGCTTAGAATGATCACCGcacagcaataataataataatctagaGCAACTTCATTCTCAGATGCCCTCTAGCATCGAATGTTTAGGCTATTTTACAATACAAAGAAAGACTATTCTACCAAAACTATTCCTTGGGAAATAGTCTTATCTGTTCTTTTCATGCTCCGTCATTTAATGTTCCTACAGGGGATGTATTATCAACAACATCCATACATTAGAAGCTTTCAATTTCACTTGTATTTATCGTAAAGGAAATTATACGTGCCCAAGAAATTTGAAATTACCGTTCTGCAAATTGGACTGAATGCTTTAGAAAATAcggaagagaaggaaaatagAAAAGCCTATGTCCTTGAACCAATTACCAATAGTCTCCACAAGAACAAATCCCTTCCTTAAAGTGGTGAAATCTGTTAGCATCGCGTACAATGATATCCCTCTGTGTGATTTCTGACACCAGCTTACAAAATGAGTGACAATCACCACAAACCCTCAGATTCTTTGTAATCCTGATAGGAATTCCGTCGGGGGTGGCAATAAGGCCAAATGCAATTGCCAACTTCTCACTATGTGCACGCAAAATTCCAAGCTTAACCTCCTCATCAACATCATGTAACACAGAGTTTGTATCAGGGACATAACCAGCCGGTTCCAATTTCTGACTCAAACTCTTGAGCATCTCATAGATCTCCTTTGATCGAAGATGACTATTATCTCCAGCACCGAATTGATAAATAATGTTATCCACCTCAATCCAAGTATAACCAGGAATTTTCTTTAACCTCCTTTTGGTCATCAGATTCCTAATCTTTGCCACATCTTTCCACCTGCCAGCGTTTGCATAAATATTTGAAAGCAATATGTAGTGCCCCGGGTTCTGAGTTTGCAGCGAGAGAAGCAATTTTGCTGCCTTCTCTGCCAAATCTACCTGTTTATGAATTCTACATGCTCCAAGGAAAGCACACCATATTCCCTCGTCTTTCTCAACCTCCATATTCTCAATCAATCTCAATGCCTGATCTAGCCTTCCAGCACGCCCAAAGAGATCAACCATGCAAGTGTAGTGCTTCACATCAGGCCTCACACCATAAACATCTGACATCAAAGAGAAAAGCTGGAGACCATCATCGACCAAACCTGCATGACTGCAAGCGTACAACAAGGAAATGAACGTGATCCTATTCGGTATTATTCCACTATTCAACATCATATGAAACAACTCAAGAGCTTCCCTGCCTTGTCCATGGTACCCATAAGCCCCAATCATCGCGCTCCACGAAATCACATTCTTTTGTTCCATCCTATCGAAAATTTCCCTAGAGGAATCAATACTTCCGCACTTAGCATACATATCAATCATCGCAGTCCCCAATTCAACATCCAAGGAATATCTCCTAGCACATACATAATCATGAACTAACCGAGCCTTGTTCATAGCACCTAATTTAGCACAAGCATTTACTATGGTCACCATCGCAACCTTATCGGGCACAAAACCATCTCTTCTCATCTGATCAAACAAAACCCATGATTCGTTTGGTTTTCCACATTCAGCATACCCAGCAATCATGACTGTCCGAGTTACAAGGTCTTTCTTAGGCATTCTATCAAACAGCTGCTTAGCGTTGTCAATCATGCCAcatttggcatacatgtccacTAAAGTAGAACACACAAAATTATCCAAATGTAACCCATTTTTCAAAACCGTAGAGTGAATCAATCTGCCCATAATCAACCCCATTGTATCCCTACAAGCCTTTATAACAAATGGTAATGAAAAGTTATCTGGTTTTGACCCTCCTCTAATAAGCTCCCTAAAAGTCTGAAAACAACGTTCATAATCACCATTTTTTACAAACCCACCAATCATAACACTCCA
This genomic window contains:
- the LOC118062615 gene encoding putative pentatricopeptide repeat-containing protein At3g13770, mitochondrial, which translates into the protein MNFYWVGFMNPSGYECFWVDVPVAFAVEYIKFCNLFLLHQLGFEGGVFNRAPSPVSSTWVHEQFSNIFVAIINLSLSLSRSSFLSTINYCYRDMLKLKNQAILFSNHGMLRFFSASTAAAAISDAIPQPQQSTLDSNAQMKDMMDPDFFISTLFKCRNIFQIKQVHAQVTTTGIIHDLIVANKLLYICAKHKDLVSAHLLFNKMEERDPVSWSVMIGGFVKNGDYERCFQTFRELIRGGSKPDNFSLPFVIKACRDTMGLIMGRLIHSTVLKNGLHLDNFVCSTLVDMYAKCGMIDNAKQLFDRMPKKDLVTRTVMIAGYAECGKPNESWVLFDQMRRDGFVPDKVAMVTIVNACAKLGAMNKARLVHDYVCARRYSLDVELGTAMIDMYAKCGSIDSSREIFDRMEQKNVISWSAMIGAYGYHGQGREALELFHMMLNSGIIPNRITFISLLYACSHAGLVDDGLQLFSLMSDVYGVRPDVKHYTCMVDLFGRAGRLDQALRLIENMEVEKDEGIWCAFLGACRIHKQVDLAEKAAKLLLSLQTQNPGHYILLSNIYANAGRWKDVAKIRNLMTKRRLKKIPGYTWIEVDNIIYQFGAGDNSHLRSKEIYEMLKSLSQKLEPAGYVPDTNSVLHDVDEEVKLGILRAHSEKLAIAFGLIATPDGIPIRITKNLRVCGDCHSFCKLVSEITQRDIIVRDANRFHHFKEGICSCGDYW